Within the Chloroflexota bacterium genome, the region TGGCCACTTTATTCTTGGCTTCGGCGATGGTGCTGAGCGGCCTGATCGACAGATTGAACTGAATCTTGAGGCGAGTGTCCGGGCCGAGAGGTTCCTGGAGGATCACCCGGCGACGCGTGCACGGTTCGACCGGGTGGCCGACCTGATTGAGGGGTTCGAAACGCCGTTCGGCATGGAACTGCTAGCAACCGTGCATTGGGTGACCGAGCAGGAAGGGGTACAGACAGCGCCCGAGGTTACTGCACGCGTGCATGCATGGAACACGCGTAAGCGGATGTTTGACGCTGGGCACATCGCCGTGGCGCTTAACGTGCTGCGCGAGAAGGGCTGGCTGACTGCGGCTGCTGAGGCGTGACAGTGCACCTCTCGCCCGGACGACGGACGGGGGCGCCACTCGTTGTGGGCGAGCCTACTCCGCGTAGGCGGCGACCTTCATCACGCCCCAGTCGGTCGGCGGCCAGTAGCTGACCCACGCCTTCCCGATCAGGTTGTTGGCCGGCACGAACCACCCCAGGTGCGAGTCGCTGCTGTTCGGGCGGTTGTCCCCGAGCACGAAGTACTGGCCGGGCGGCACGACCTTCGCCTCAAGGTCGTAGGTGGCCTTGTGGGTGATGTACGGCTCGTCCAGCGGCTTCCCGTTGACGAACACCTGGCCGTTGACGATCCGGACCGTCTCGCCTGGTAGACCGATCACCCGCTTGATGAAGTCCTTATCGGTCTGCCCCGGCGAGAGGAACACGATCACGTCGCCGCGAGACGGCCCGCCGAAGATGTAGTTCGGCGTGTCGTTGGGGGTGCGGTCGGGGACAAGGCTCTCAAGGAGCGTTCCATCGGCGCGGGCATAGATGACCTTGTTGATCAGCAGGTACTGCCCGGTGTGCAGGGTCGGGTCCATGCTCGCGCCTTCGACGCGGAAGTTCTGGACCACCGAGCGCACCGCCAGGAAGATGGCGATGGTCAGCAGGACGGTCTGGACGATCTCCCAGACCAGGGAGCGGGCCGAGTCCCCGCGTGATTCCGTTGCTACCGCTTGTTCGTCAACCGAGGGTGTCGCAGTCCACGCCGAAGCAGGCGTCACCTGGTCTCCATGCATCCCGCCACTGCTCCTCAGCCGACGATCCAGGCCACACCCGGGTCAGCGCCCCGTAGCGTGGTCAGCGTTCTCCATTATAGTCACGCCCCGGAAGACGGGCCAGGAATGCTCCGCTCTTCCGCGCCACGCGAGTGTCACGACGTTGCGGCGGCGGCTTGCGCGCGCTGGGCCGGGCTGGTTGTCCGGCTGCCGCCTCAGAGATCGGTCGCCTGCTGCCCCAGGCGCAGGCGTCACCCCGAGCGCGCGCCATACGTCACGGTACTGCATCCGATAACGGGAGGAAGGTCTATGGAGGGCCGGCTCGCCGCCCCAGATGTCCTGATTGTTGGCGCTGGCGTGGTCGGCGCAGCGCTTGCCTACGAGTGCGCGCGCCGGGGCCAGCGAGTGCTGGTGGTGGACCGCGCTGAGGCGGGCGGCCAGGGGGCGACGCGCTGGAGCATGGGCGGCACCCACTGGCTGGCCGGGGCTGCCGACGACCGCCTCCGCGACTTCTGCCGCGAGGGGCTGGCGCGGCACCAGCAACTGACCGAGGAGCTGGGCACGCCGAGCGGCTTCTACGCCCGACCCATCGTCGTGCTGGCCCCGGATGAGACGGCGCTCGACAACCTCGCCGGGCTGGTGGCGAATGGGGAGACCCACGGGTTCGTCGGGCGGATGGTGGGGCGCGATGAGCTGTACGCGCTCGAGCCGACGCTGCGCCCCGGGGCGGCCGTCGGCGCGGCAGTCTGCTCGCTCGGCTGGCTGGACACCATCACGGCGACGCAGGCCTGGCTCCAGGGCGCCAGGATGCACGGCGCGCAGATCAGGACCGGGGTTGACGTGCGGGCGTTGCACCTGGAGGGGGCATCGCCGGCCGTCGAGACCTCGGATGGAACGCTCTCGGCGGGGCAGGTGCTGCTGACGGCAGGTGCGTGGACGGCGCGCCTGTTGCAGGGGTGCGGCATCGCGCTGCCGCTGCACCATACGCACGCCGAGATCGTGGAAATCGAGCCGCGGCCAGAGCAGTATCGGCACGTGGTGATCGCCAGCCTGCCGATGGAGCGGACGCGGGCCGCCCTGGAGCTGGCGATGTGCCGGCCAGAGCATGCGGCGCAGTTCGCGGCCGGCGACGGCTCCGAGCTGCCGATCCCGCCGAGCGCCGAGCTGGGCGTGGTCCAGATGCCGGACGGCCGGGTCCGCCTCGGGCAGATGAGCCGGGCCGTCTCCGGGTTCTGGGACGGCCCGCATCCGGACGCCGAGCAGCTGATCCGTGCCGAGGTGGCGAAGTTCTACCCGGAGCTCGCGCAGCAGCCGGGCACGCTGTCGCACCGGCCGGTCTCGTTCTCGGCGGACCGTCTGCCGCTGGCCGGGCCGGTTCCGGGCGCGCCGGGGACGTGGCTGGTGAGCGGCCTCGTCAGCCCGCTGATCTACCTGCCGGCGCTCGCGCCGCGCGTGGCCGCCGCGCTGGCCGGCGACTCGGTGCCGGAGATCGCGTTGTTCTCGCCAGGGCGGCTGATGGCGTCGGCCTGAGTCCGTGCACGCTCCGTCTCACCAGAGTGGAGCTTCGGCTGCTCGCTGTCATCCTGAACGGACCGAGCTTGCGCTCCACCATGTCACCCTGCGCAGGAGGCCCGCGTCCGTCGCCCGGGGTGAGCGTTCGTGTTTTCGAGAGCCGCCCGCTCGGCCGCGCGTACAATCGAGTATGGCGACCTTCCCACTGGCCAGCGTCCGCCCTCGTCTGTTGGCGCGCAGCCGGGCGTGCTCCCCGGCTGCTCTCGGCGCGCGTGTGGCGTTCTGTCTGGTGGCGCTGCTGCTCCTGCTGATAGGTAACACGCCGCTGCCAGCCGAGCTGCGGGTGCGCCAGCTTGCCGCGCCGCTGGCGTTCCCGCTGGTGGACTGGCACCTTGCCCGCCTCGCCGAGCGCGGCGACCGCATCGGGCTGGGCCTGCTTGGCGCGCACCCGGTGCCTGGGCCGGCCGACCGCGCCGCCGTCGCCGCCTACTTCGCGGCCCGCCCGTCAGACCGTCAGCCGCTGGCAGTCCCGGCCGAGCGCGCCTTCGAGCGTGCGGTCTCGGATGTCCTCTGGCAGGAGGGGCTGACCACTGCCGCGCCCTGGTCTGGCAGCGGGCAGATCCTCTTTCCGCCGGTCGCCTTCACGTTCACGGCGCCGCCCGAGGTGCTGATCGTGTCGCGGCGGGACCGTGTCTCGGTGGTGCAGTCTGAGCTGCTGCGGCCCGGTGTCTCCGTCGCGGACGCCGAGCGCCTGGAAGCTGCCACCGACGACCTCGGCTACTCCTCGCTGGTGGTGGAGATCGGCGGCCTCGCCACCTACCCGACCATGGTGCTCCAGAACACCCGACCGCTCGACGCTGCCGTGGCGGTGGCCCATGAGTGGATTCACGGCTACCTGTTCTTCACGCCGCTCGGACGGCGCTACTGGAGCAGCCAGGACGCCCGCACCATCAACGAGACGGCTGCCGAGATGGTCTCCCGAGAGCTTGGGCCACGCATCGCCCGCAGCCTCGATCTGGAGTCGCCGGCGGCCCGCCCGCCAGACCAGCCGTCCGGCGCGCAGCCGTCGCTGCTCCAGTTCCGCAGCCTGATGCGCGAGACGCGCATCACCCTTGACCGTCTGCTGCGGGCCGGCCAGATCGACGAGGCCGAGGCGTACCTGCGGGATCGCCGCCAGGACTTCCTGACCGCCGGCTTTCAGATCCGTAAGCTGAATCAGGCGTACTTCGCGTTCTACGGCAGCTACGGCGACGCTGCCGCCGGCGTCAACCCGATCCCCCGTCAACTGGGCTGGCTGCGGGCCGCCAGCGGCTCGCCCGGCGAGTTCCTGAGGCGGGTCGGGCAGATCACCAGCGCCGAGGAGCTGGCGCGCGCTGTCGGGGAGTAACGGGGCTGCGAGGGCGTGACGGGCGCGTTCCGAGGGCGCGCCTTGCCCCTCAGGCGGGCCAGCCGGGGCGCTGGCACGCCCATGACTGCCTCAAGTAGGGCAGTGCTACCGGACCAGGAACCTGAGATCGTCTCCGTCTCTTAGAAGGTCCGGCCGAGCGCCTGGTCCCACGGCTGCGGCGCGGCCACCCGCACGATCTCCTCTTCACGGTCCCGCACGTACAGGTACAACTGCGCGAAGAACTCGACTTCTGGCAGCGGGTACGTCGGGTTGATGCAGAGGTATGGGTAGACCCAGGGGACGCGGTAGCCCGGCGCGGCGCGGACCTCGATCCGCCGGCCGACCCGCAGCCGATAGGTGATGCCCTCGAACAGCCTGGACGGCAGCTCCAGGTAGCCGTCCCGCTGCAAGTCGGCCCAGAGCGCATCGCCGAGGGTTGTCTGGGCGACCTCCAGGGCACGCTTGCGCGCCTCGCGGTAGTCCGCCCGCGTGAAGTCCCAGCCGGCCGAGCGCTTTGGCAAGTGCTCCCAGTTGCTCCGGAGCCACGGTTGCTCAAGATCGCCGCTGGCCGCGCCGCCATCAGCGTCGGGCGGCGGGACCGGATCGGCAAGGATCAGCCAGCGCCAGATGCGCCCGAGATCGAACATCGAGCCTCTCACGCGGTCACCGGTGACGCCAGAGGGTTGCGGCGCGCCAGGACGCCCGTACGGCAGCGTGCCACCACGGACGCCGGCGTCACCCAGCCCTGAAACCAGAAACCCAGAACCCGAAACCGGCCGGAATCAGCCGCCGGCAATCGGCGCGATGATCTGGTACTCCTCAACCTTCGGGTCGAACGGGGCGGTGTCCAGCACATGCTTGCCGTCCACCTTCTTGGAGACCACGCACCCACGCTCACGGGCCTCTCGGATGATCCGCTCCGCCTCAGCGATCCGCTCCCGCGCCTCCTCAGTGTTGGTATCCAGATCCCACTCGACGACCTGGTGACCACGGCGATTCGCGACGATGATGCGGTGCATGTGGTGCCTCCGTGGCGGGTTTCCTACCATCGTAGGCCGGTGTGTGACAGAAGGCAAGTTTCAAAAGCCTGCCGTCCCGCCCCGGAGCCATGCCCAGAAGCTCGCCGTGGTGGCCGCCGCTACGGCCTCGACGGACGCCCCGTGCAACTCCGCCACGCCCGCGCAGACCGTCGCCACGTCGCGCGGCTCGGTGGCGCGGCCCGGCAGCGGGTAGGTGTCTGTTTCGAGCAGGAGCCGGTCGAGCGGGATGCGCGGGACGGCTGCGCGGACCGCCGTCTCGGCCTGGCGGGTGACCGGCCGCCCGACCGAGATCCAGCAGCCCGCCTCCAGATACCGCGCAGCCAGGGCCGGCCCGCCCACGAAGTAGTGGGCCACCGTCCGTACCGCCGGCTGCGCTCGCACGACCGTCAGTGCCGCCTCGTGGACGGCCGGCTCGCCGACGACGTGCAGCACCAGCGGCAGCGCATGCTGGGCGGCCAGCGCCACGCAGGCCGCGAGGAAGCGTTGCTGCCCGTCCAGGTCCGGGGCAGCAGCATCCAGGCCCACCTCGCCAATCGCCGCCGGGACTGTGCGGCCAATCGCCGCCGGGGCTGTGCCGCCCACCGACACTGGTGATGCATCGCCAACTGCGAGCGCCGCCACGCCGCCCGGGGCAGCACGCACAGGCCCGGGCAGGTCCCTGCCCAGCAGCTGCCGGAGACTCCGCGCGGCCCCCGCCGCTCCGCCGCTCACCTCCAGCCGCGTCGGGTGGACGCCGACGGCTGCCAGGACGGACGGATGCCGCGCCGCCAGCCTCAGCGCTGCCCGTGACGATGGCGCATCCGTGCCGATGGTCAGCAGCGTCCCCACGCCGGCCTGCGCGGCCTCACGCACCATCCGTCCGACCTCGTCGTCCGTGTAGCGGTCCAGGTGAACGTGACTGTCCACCAGCGCCATGCTCCCCTTCTGCACAGATACGATCTCCTCATGCTAAGATCGGACTCGGGATGTTGCCGTGACACACGCTGGACAAGGTCCTGGTTCACACCGGCCAGCCGATGCCATCGTACCCGGAGCCGGCCGGGCCGGACCGCGCACGGCCGGCGTTCCGGCGCGTCCTGAGGCGGGCCGGGCCAGCGAGAGTCCCGCGGCCGAGGACCGCGCCTTCGCCGATCCGAACGACCTTCGCGCCATCCCGCTGTTCCAGTCCCTGACCGATCAGAACCTGCGCTCGTTGGCGCGCACGGTGACCCGCCGCGTGGCCGCGGCTGGGCAGGTGCTCTGCCGCGAGGGCGACGGTGGCCATGAGATGTACGTGGTGCTGCGCGGCACCGTGACGCTGACCAAGGCGGCCGGCGACCGCGAGACGGAGTTGGGCCGCCTGGAGAGCGGCGCCTACTTTGGCGAGATGGCGCTGATCGGCGAAGCCCCCCGCAGCGCGACGATCCGCGCCGCCACGGATCTCGACTACCTGGCCATCGACCGGGACACGCTCATGAGCGTCATCGGCCAGTTCCCCACCGTGGCGCTCCAGATCCTGCGCGGCTACAACGACCGCCTCGCGGACACCACCGAGCGGCTGGCCCACCTGAGCGCCCGCGCCACCCCCGCCGAGATCGCGTTGGTCCGCTCGGCGGCCGGGCAGGTTGACTTCGGCGCTCCGGACGGCGAGGCCTCTCTGGCCGATCTCGTCGAACGGCTGGTGCTGTACGCGCCACACCCGCTGGCCGTGCTGGCCCGCCGCCTGCTGGTCGAAGACCAGTGGGATCGCAAGATGTTGCTGGCGCTCGACGTGTTCGAGCTGACCGTCAAGTACACCCTCTTCCTGCTCCTGGCGGACTACCTGCGCCGGCCCACGATTCGCACGCCAGATGTCGATCAGATGGTGGTGGCAGCGTTCCGCCGCCCGACGCTCGGGCTGCTGCTCGACATGTGCCCGCGCGTTCTCAAAGCCTACGCCGCTCAGGATGCCGCGCCGTTCGTGCCGGGCGTCGTGGATCTGCACGTCCGGCGCGAGGGCGGCCGTTCGGCGTGTGGCCGGGCATTGCAGGCCCTCACCACCTACCGGAACCGGCTGAAGCACGGCGCGGAGGGCGTCTGGGACGACGAGACGTTCCGGCGCGACTTCGAGGGGCGCCCGGAGGAGCGGCTGCCCAACGGCGAGCCGCGCCTCGGCATCCAGCACCACCTCGCTGCGATCCTCGACGCCGTCGGCTTCCTGAAGGAGTATCCGCTCGTCTTCCTCAACTCGATGACCTACGAGCACGGCGCGTTCGAGTACGCCTATGAGCGCTGCACCGGCGCGTACTCCTCCTTCGACCGGGGCGTGTTTGCGACCCGTGAGCCGCTGGAGAACCGGCGACTGTACGTCTTCTCCCAGGGCGACGAGCAGGCCCTGGCCCTCGATCCGTTCCTGCGGCGGCAGAAGTGCCCGACCTGCAACACCGTCAGCATCTTCCTGCTGTTCAGCGCAACCGCCGACAAGGAGAAGCCCCGGCGCGATGCCGCCCTGGTCAGCGCCCCTGCTGACGCCGCCGACGCCAGACCCCGGCGGCGCGAGCGACTGGAGTACCTGAGCTACGCCTGTGGGCACACCCTCGTGCAGGTGCTCGCTGGCGAGCAGATCGAGCGCGGCGAAGGCGTCTCGCATCTGTTCGAGTGATGCTCGAAGACCGCTCGCGGCGTGCGTTGTACGGACGGGCAGTGGCGCGAGTCCACCGGAGCCATCCTCGCCACGACGGTTTCGACCGTTCCTGTACGCGGATGGGCAGGATCTCGGTTGCCCCCTAACGGTATGCTCGTAACGTCAGGAACGCGAACTGACGGGCAGCCAGGACGTCACCTATGATGTGTACTGGTGGCGCAGCCCCCAACTCGGTGTGAGGCAGAGCGTGTTCTGGAAGAAAAAGGCCGCCCATGACGACGAGCCGGACAGCGATGTCCGGCTCGGGCCGGTCGGCGGCCCCGGCGCGAGCGCTCCGCCCAGCAGCCCCGCCGAGTATGCGGACGCGGCGCTGGACACCGTGGTCAGCATGCTGCGTGCGCTGGGCCGCTACGCCTTCGACATCACCGGGGTGGACGCCTTCGCCTTCCGGCGGCAGTGCGAGACCTGGGCCGAGCACCTGGCCATCGGCGGCCCACACCCCGGCGAGCAGCGGAGCGGCCCGCCGGGCGCCGCCCCGCCCCGGTCCGCCGAGCGCGACTGGATCGGTGCGCGCCACTTCGTGCTCAAGCGCCGCCAGGATGAGGCCGAGTACATCGCCCGGAGCATCGGCGACCTGCGCGAGGTCATCGCCGATCTGACCGAGCGGCTCGCCACCACGCTCGTCGAGGATCAGGACACCGACCGTGGCGTCGCGGATCAGGTGGGGCGGTTGCGCGCTGCCGCCAGCATCCGATCCCTCGACCTGCTCCAGACCGAGGTGCGAACGATCGCCGACCTGCTGGCGCGGCTGCTCGACGAGCGCGGGCAGCGCGTGCGCTCCCAGATCCTCGAGCTCGACTTGAAGATCGCCGCGCTCTCCGAGGAGCTGCACGAGGTCAAGCACGAGAGCAGCCTGGACGGGCTGACGCGCGTCTTCAACCGTAGCGCGTTCGACAAGACGTTCATGCGGCTGCACCGCGTCGGTGCGCTCTCGGCGCAGCCGTCCTGCCTGCTGATGACCGACCTCGACAACCTCAAGCTGGTCAACGACCAGTACGGCCACCGCGCCGGCGACGAAGCCCTGCGCGTCTTTGCAGACTACCTCGTCCGCAGCTTTCCCCGCCGCAGCGACTTCATCGCCCGGTACGGCGGAGACGAGCTGGTCGTGATCCTGCCCCAGACGCGGCTCAACCAGAGCGAGCGGCTTGCACAGCGCTTCCTTGAGGGCATTCGGTCTATTGCCGTCAGCCACGGCGAGACGTCCTTCGGGCTGACGGCGTCCATCGGCCTGGCCGAGCTGAAACGCGGTGAAGAGGCCGACTCCTGGCTGGAGCGTGCGGACAAAGCGCTCTACCTGGCGAAGTCCGGCGGCCGCGACCAGATGGTTATCGCAGAATAGCGTCCTCACGGTGCAGCAGGAGCGCCCTGAGCGGTCTCTCATATTCGTCGCCGTGCCCGGGCTTTCGTTGCGGAGACTCGACCCATCCCTCCACTTCTGTACAGCGCGTTGACCGGTATCGTACGGCGTGCTGACCGGTGCGGCGGCGCGCTGCTCGTACATTTGATCTGGGAGCCTGCTGAGTGACCCGACGCGGACGGCTCGTGACGTTTCTCGACCGCCTGGGAACGGCGTCGGGGATTCTGGCCCTCTTTGTCGCGATTACACTCGCGTCGCTTGCCGTGTCGCTCGGGCAGACGCGCGCCACGGTCATGAGCACCGAGGCGCGGGTCATCACCACGACGGCGACCCTGGCCGAGCGTGCCGCCAACGAGATGGACGAGCGTCTGCGCCATGTGGCAGCCCTGGCCCGGACGGTCGAACAGCTGCCGCTATTCTGGGACGGCTCGGATGCGGACCGGGACATGCTGCTGCGGGCGCTGGCCGTGCCGAATCAGAGCGTCAATGCGCTGGTGTTCGCCTCGCCGGATCTCGAGCAGCACGGAGCCTCGAACTACGTTGACGGCCCCCGTGTCAGCGTGCGAGAGCGCCTGTACGCCCAGGAAGCCCTCGCGACTGGCCAGGTCAGCGTGTCGTCGGAGCCGCTCCAGGCGCTCCGGACCGGCGACGCCGTGCTGCCGGTGGCCGTGCCCGTGCAGGACGAGCGAGCGCCAGACCGGCGCGGCCTGATGATTGTCGGGCTGAAATCGTCCCGCCTCGCGACGATTCTCGCTGATGTGCCGTTGCCCGAGACCAGCCGGCTGACCCTGGTGGATCGCCGGTCGGGACGTGCCCTCGTGAGTTCGGTGGCAGCGACAGCCGTGCAGGATCAGGTGTCGCCGGCCCAGCTGGCCCGGATGCAGGCGGGCGAGCAGGTCTCGCGTCTCTCTCAGCCCGGCAACGGTGACTGGCTGATGATCTGGCATCCGCTCGACGGTGTGCCGTGGGCCGTGCTGGTCGAAGCGCCGCTGCCGATCCTGCTGGAGCCGGTGTACCGGGCGGCCGGCCAGATGACGCTCGCCCACTTGCTGATCGCGCTGATGACGGGGCTGATCCTCTCCGCGCTGTGGCGGCGGACGGTCCTTCGGCTGCGCCGCCTGACGGCTGCCGCCGAC harbors:
- the lepB gene encoding signal peptidase I, giving the protein MTPASAWTATPSVDEQAVATESRGDSARSLVWEIVQTVLLTIAIFLAVRSVVQNFRVEGASMDPTLHTGQYLLINKVIYARADGTLLESLVPDRTPNDTPNYIFGGPSRGDVIVFLSPGQTDKDFIKRVIGLPGETVRIVNGQVFVNGKPLDEPYITHKATYDLEAKVVPPGQYFVLGDNRPNSSDSHLGWFVPANNLIGKAWVSYWPPTDWGVMKVAAYAE
- a CDS encoding FAD-binding oxidoreductase: MEGRLAAPDVLIVGAGVVGAALAYECARRGQRVLVVDRAEAGGQGATRWSMGGTHWLAGAADDRLRDFCREGLARHQQLTEELGTPSGFYARPIVVLAPDETALDNLAGLVANGETHGFVGRMVGRDELYALEPTLRPGAAVGAAVCSLGWLDTITATQAWLQGARMHGAQIRTGVDVRALHLEGASPAVETSDGTLSAGQVLLTAGAWTARLLQGCGIALPLHHTHAEIVEIEPRPEQYRHVVIASLPMERTRAALELAMCRPEHAAQFAAGDGSELPIPPSAELGVVQMPDGRVRLGQMSRAVSGFWDGPHPDAEQLIRAEVAKFYPELAQQPGTLSHRPVSFSADRLPLAGPVPGAPGTWLVSGLVSPLIYLPALAPRVAAALAGDSVPEIALFSPGRLMASA
- a CDS encoding TatD family hydrolase encodes the protein MQKGSMALVDSHVHLDRYTDDEVGRMVREAAQAGVGTLLTIGTDAPSSRAALRLAARHPSVLAAVGVHPTRLEVSGGAAGAARSLRQLLGRDLPGPVRAAPGGVAALAVGDASPVSVGGTAPAAIGRTVPAAIGEVGLDAAAPDLDGQQRFLAACVALAAQHALPLVLHVVGEPAVHEAALTVVRAQPAVRTVAHYFVGGPALAARYLEAGCWISVGRPVTRQAETAVRAAVPRIPLDRLLLETDTYPLPGRATEPRDVATVCAGVAELHGASVEAVAAATTASFWAWLRGGTAGF
- a CDS encoding cyclic nucleotide-binding domain-containing protein, with the protein product MTHAGQGPGSHRPADAIVPGAGRAGPRTAGVPARPEAGRASESPAAEDRAFADPNDLRAIPLFQSLTDQNLRSLARTVTRRVAAAGQVLCREGDGGHEMYVVLRGTVTLTKAAGDRETELGRLESGAYFGEMALIGEAPRSATIRAATDLDYLAIDRDTLMSVIGQFPTVALQILRGYNDRLADTTERLAHLSARATPAEIALVRSAAGQVDFGAPDGEASLADLVERLVLYAPHPLAVLARRLLVEDQWDRKMLLALDVFELTVKYTLFLLLADYLRRPTIRTPDVDQMVVAAFRRPTLGLLLDMCPRVLKAYAAQDAAPFVPGVVDLHVRREGGRSACGRALQALTTYRNRLKHGAEGVWDDETFRRDFEGRPEERLPNGEPRLGIQHHLAAILDAVGFLKEYPLVFLNSMTYEHGAFEYAYERCTGAYSSFDRGVFATREPLENRRLYVFSQGDEQALALDPFLRRQKCPTCNTVSIFLLFSATADKEKPRRDAALVSAPADAADARPRRRERLEYLSYACGHTLVQVLAGEQIERGEGVSHLFE
- a CDS encoding GGDEF domain-containing protein, yielding MFWKKKAAHDDEPDSDVRLGPVGGPGASAPPSSPAEYADAALDTVVSMLRALGRYAFDITGVDAFAFRRQCETWAEHLAIGGPHPGEQRSGPPGAAPPRSAERDWIGARHFVLKRRQDEAEYIARSIGDLREVIADLTERLATTLVEDQDTDRGVADQVGRLRAAASIRSLDLLQTEVRTIADLLARLLDERGQRVRSQILELDLKIAALSEELHEVKHESSLDGLTRVFNRSAFDKTFMRLHRVGALSAQPSCLLMTDLDNLKLVNDQYGHRAGDEALRVFADYLVRSFPRRSDFIARYGGDELVVILPQTRLNQSERLAQRFLEGIRSIAVSHGETSFGLTASIGLAELKRGEEADSWLERADKALYLAKSGGRDQMVIAE